One Physeter macrocephalus isolate SW-GA chromosome 7, ASM283717v5, whole genome shotgun sequence genomic window, ctgtgcgccacaactactgagcctgcactctagagcccatgagccacaactactgagaccgtgtgctgcaactactgaagcctgcgcgcctagagcccgtgctccacaacaagggaagccaccgcaatgagaagcctgtgcactgcaacgaagagtagcccctgcttgtcacaactagagaaagcccgcgtgcagcaaccaagacccaatgcagccaaaattaaataaataaataaatttatttttttttaaaaaaagagaatattatcAAACATCCAGCCCACAAAAATTCTGCCCAATCACATAACAACTCCACCGTGAACTAAATCCAGAGGGAATCTCTACCTCCTCTGACAGCTGTAACATTCAGTTACTTTGTTGAAATCATACTGCTCTTCCTGTATTGAAACCCATTTCTTTCATGTGGATATTCGTCCCCAGTTTCCCAGCCCACAAAAATTCTGCCCAATCACATAACAACTCCACCGTGAACTAAATCCAGAGGGAATCTCTACCTCCTCTGACAGCTGTAACATTCAGTTACTTTGTTGAAATCATACTGCTCTTCCTGTATTGAAACCCATTTCTTTCATGTGGATATTCGTCCCCAGTTTCCCAGCCCACAAAAATTCTGCCCAATCACATAACAACTCCACCGTGAACTAAATCCAGAGGGAATCTCTACCTCCTCTGACAGCTGTAACATTCAGTTACTTTGTTGAAATCATACTGCTCTTCCTGTATTGAAACCCATTTCTTTCATGTGGATATTCGTCCCCAGTTTCCCAGCCCACAAAAATTCTGCCCAATCACATAACAACTCCACCGTGAACTAAATCCAGAGGGAATCTCTACCTCCTCTGACAGCTGTAACATTCAGTTACTTTGTTGAAATCATACTGCTCTTCCTGTATTGAAACCCATTTCTTTCATGTGGATATTCGTCCCCAGTTTCCCAGCCCACAAAAATTCTGCCCAATCACATAACAACTCCACCGTGAACTAAATCCAGAGGGAATCTCTACCTCCTCTGACAGCTGTAACATTCAGTTACTTTGTTGAAATCATACTGCTCTTCCTGTATTGAAACCCATTTAGGGAAGAAACCATGTTTTAGTCATTTCTGTATcgcccacacacacatacacactagcATCCATCCGATAACGGAAAAAATGTTTGATAAGAAcgttatcagggcttccctggcggcacagtggttaagaatccgcctgccaatgcaggggacacgggttcgagccctggtccaggaagatcccacatgctgcagagcaactaagcctgtgcgccacaactactgagcctgcactctagagcccatgagccacaactactgagaccgtgtgctgcaactactgaagcctgcgcgcctagagcccgtgctccacaacaagggaagccaccgcaatgagaagcctgtgcactgcaacgaagagtagcccctgcttgtcacaactagagaaagcccgcgtgcagcaaccaagacccaatgcagccaaaattaaataaataaataaatttatttttttttaaaaaaagagaatattatcAAACATAATGTTTTGTTGAGAGGGGTTTAGAAGTTTAGGGCTAGAGTTGCATCGCTAGAGATAATTTCAGAGAAGTTGCCTTCTCTACCACTCTCCCTAAAACAagtttgaacaaatatttaaagaatttttatttgaagGAACAGCAAATTGTTAGCCTATCTGGTATCTTAACATGTCTTGGTCTAGATCTGTATTCAAAAGGCATTGACTAAATAttatgtgctgaatgaatgaacagtggTGAATCATAATAATGTTAGTTTTTAGGGATATTATCTCCACAGTTTTCAGAGatgtttttgctgttatttttttctttgatagatGTGTTAGTAATCCTAAGAATGAATACACAGAGACTAATCTTAATTCTTCCTACTTTGAAGTTTGGAGGAAAATTAAGACCTGCAATGCCCTTTATACAGTATTAAAATCCAGACCATTTGAGCAATTTCTCCAAACTCATACAAGAAGTTCTAGAGATACCAGAGGCTGATGTGTGCAGAGATCAGTTGACTAAGATGTCCTATTCTCTGTTCAGGAGACTCATAGCTAATAGCCCATTTTCatttagagataaaaataaaacacgaAATAACTAAAGTCTATTATTCTTTcaactaatgaagaaaaaaactacCTCTACTTCCTTCTTTCTAGAATGATAAATTCCTTAGCCAAGGTAGTATAAAAATCAATCTGGGGTGATTGTAGTAGGTTCTCTTTCTACCTACAAACTTATCATTGCCTCTTTTATAGGTGACTGTGGaccaaaaaaaagtcaaccaTAAGATGATTTTGTGTAAAAATGATTAGACAGATACATACCGTGCTTAAACTAATACGGCTACGAGGGCAGATGGGACTTAAACTTCTGCTTCGACATCGACTTAGAGATCGCACTGAATTCcactagaaaaagagaaagagaaaaatagtcaaTAGTTTGTGAAAGcccaggtggcttaaaacaatactcATATCCCATAGAACGAACAAGAGGTTTTTCTGATATGATTACACTTGCCCGTCACTGGTCGTCAGTATAAGTACACTCATTTGCTATAGCTGCCCAATATTTGACAATAGCTCTAGGGTACTTCTCAAATAAAATCCCATTACAATGAACTTTGGGATATTCAAATTCATGATTCTAGTGGAACTTTGTTTTGATGAGTAAACTGTTAGAAATTACATTCAAGTTTGCAAGTGTTGGAGAATGTAAGCTCCATCTGGTCAggaatttgtgtttgttttgttaattgcTGAATCCCCAGCACCTAAACACAGAGCTTGGGTCGTAAATAACTgttgaataaaatgaattaatgaataagtgagtgagtgaatcaCTACTGTGGCCCACCTACTGTCCAACTAAGttaatgaacaaaaagaaaattttatttcctataatGAGATTTTACGAGTCAAAGTCTTCTCATCAATTCCGTCATTCAACCCTTTCCCAAGTTCTTGCTTTTAgggtattttctttgttttaggagTTTAAGCTTGGGTAAATATTGGTGACATACTTGAGGGGAGATAAGAAGGAAGTTAAAAGGCAATTGCTATTTGATGGAGAACATAGGAATAGTGgctatttcctctctctcccttccaaatTGCACTGCAGACAGTTTACAACAAGAGTTTCTTAACAGAGGGTAATTGCTGTAAGGGCAAGAAGCACGTTTTATGAGCTCATTCACTGTAGAGCACGTGCGATTTCCAAGTCAACGCAACCCAGGTTCTATGGGCTCAACTCTTACagcacagaatattttcattgagATACTTTACATTGAGATATCTCATTTTCGTTGAGATACTTAAACATTGGGATGTTTAAGTTTAAGTTCTTAAGTTCTTTTAAATACACTACTCCGCTTCTCCACTTCATGTGTGAAAAGCTGCCATGAAGCACTTCCCCTATCTTCCAGGTCAAAGAGAACAGGAACTGAGACCACCCAGATGGTGGCTTTGCTCTGGACCTGGGAGCTCCTCTCCTGAATTCACTTCACTTCTAGGAAGGGCACGGTAAAACTCCATAATGGGAACAATACAGAATATCCAAGCACCCGTAGCAACCAGTTCCAACATCCTCTCCCCACCTtaacacacacacttacacacttGCACACCTAAGACTCCATTCTGAAGGCTGTCCAATTATTTAACATGTTCAAAACATTCTACAGCCAATGTATATAGGAAGCAACCCTCCAAAACCGATTggctcttctctccccacctcctctgccctctttttctccatccctcccctccctacaCATCATACCAAGGAGAGAAAAACAGGACACATTCATCATATCCCAAAATACAGAACTATCAGTAAAAATTGGGCCAATTGTTTTCTGATCGTTAATCGATCACTGTTAAATGCTTAGAATTGTAGAGGGCCTCTAAAAATTGAGCTCAGGAGGCTTTGCCCTTATAATAGCATAATATTTCTAAGACAGAGGAGGCAAATAGGACCAGTTCTATCTTGTaaataaagcaataaacaaagaaatgactGCCAGGAAATGATGAAGACTCATGGAAGAATCAAAGAAAAGAACCTGTTCTTTCCCAGCCagtccctttcctctcctttgtaCGAAATCTTATCAAATAACCCTTTATGAACTTATTTTATAGAATCTCTGAGTTTATAAATGTTCTCGAACTTGTGAATCAAACACTTGGGATGAATTGTCACTATGCAAGGCCACCGTACAAAAGCCCCTCTCCTGGTGACAGCTTCTCCCTTCATAATGACACAGTCATTCTCCATGAGAGCAGGCCACACGTGATAGAAGACCAAGGGAGCCGTGAAATCGGAGTCATAGCTTCGACGGTACCTATTTTAAACAcccaaaagaacaagaaagagaaggTAAGCAGTTATGCAACCTAactgggagggaaggggacatCAGTgtaaattttcatcttttattctgCTCACATTTAGATAAATATGGATCCTGATTCTATTATTAAAGAGATAGTTGTGGGCTCCTAGAATAGGAACCAGTGATAACAAAGACCCGACATGGGCTCACTAAAAACAAGTCAtgtcatagagaacagactggtggttgccgagggggaggggttgtgggagggatggactgggggGTTGGGGTTAGcggatgcaaactgttatatttagatggataaacaacaagttcccactgtatagcacagggaactatattcaatatcctatgataaaccataatgaaaaagaatatttttaaaagaatgtatatagagatatgcatatgtgtaactgaatcactttgctgtagagcagaaatcaacacaGCATTGTAGAAGTGCAATGTGCTATCACTGCACAATGGAGCCACCccaacacaatactgtaaatcaattatacttcaattttttttaactgacaaaaAAAAGTCATGTCAGACTAGTCTTGTTCCTTCTCAGGATTACAAGAATTGTAATTCAGGGAAATGCTAGAGACAGAGACCATCTAAGTCCCACAGGCAACCTATAAGATTTCTCATGCTggagacttccctgatggcgcagtggttaagaatccgcctgccaatgcaggggacacgggttcgagtcctggtctgggaagatcccacatgccgcggagcaactaagcccgtgcgccacaactactgagcgtacgcaattactgagcccgcgagccacaactactgagcccacgtgccgcaactactgaagcccgcgtgcctagagcccgtgctctgctacaagagaagccaccttaatgagaagcccatgcaccgcaacgaagagtagcccccgctcgccgcaacgagagaaagcccacccgcgcacagcagcgaagacccaatgcagccaaaaataaataaataaatagatatatttatttttaaaaaaatttaaaaacagaattaccatatgatccagcaattccacttctaggtatttatccaaagaaaactaaacactaatttgaaaagatatatacacccccatgttcattgctgctttatttacaatagccaagatggaCATCTAAGTGTTCATTGATGGATTAATGGTTTAAAAAGTTGTGGTATCTATACAATGTGATActattttgctattaaaaaaaagagagaatgaaatcttgtcaagtaagacaacatggatggacctcgagggcattatgaaataagtcagacagagaaagacaaataccatacaatctcacttatatgtggaatctaaagcaaacaaacaaacaaaaaccaagctcacagatacagaaaacagattagtggttgctggaCATGGGGGCAAAATGGGTTAGGGaggccaaaaggtacaaacttccagttacaaaataaatgtcatgcaGACGTATAATTgttaatatagttaataatactgtattgcacatttgaaagttgcttagagaatagatcttaaaagttctcattggaagaaaaaaaaattttgtaactgtaTATGGTGACTGATGGTgataaacatttcacaatatatacaaatgtaggATCGTTATGTTGTAGACGTGAAACTAATACAatcttatatgtcaattatacctcaataaaaaaactTTAAGCAATAAAAAGCAATACATGTCTGTATTTCTatagcacttttcttttttatttttaacatctttattggagtacaagtgctttataatggtgtgttagtttctgctttataacaaagtgaatcagctatacgtacacatatatccccatatctcctccctagcACTTTTCTTTCAAAGAGTTCCAAACAGACTCCAGGTACTCATTAGTTCCCCCCCAAGACCAATATGTTCAATGAAAATCATAACGTCACCTGTGAAGCACATTTGACTGAGAAGGAAAATGACCCCAGAAGAGGGCCCTGCCCTGTAGTACAGAGAAGTATATGGCTGGGCCTGAAAATCAGGTAATGTCTGTTGATTTCCCCACCCAGAGTTCTTTTCCCTAGATTGTTCACAGAGAATACAGAgaagcttcccggaccggggcacgaacccgtgtcccctgcatcggcaggcggactctcaaccaatgcgccaccagggaagcccaagatcatttatttataaagaatCCCTTAGCTTCTGCTCCTATGTCTCTTACTTGCAATCATTAAAAATTTCTCCATCGGCCCCAAATGCAATATCGAGGGGTGGGTCTAAAGTCTGCATTGCAAAGGCAATGCAACATATCTCCTGGATGAAGTTACTGAGGAGGCAAAAGTCAACTTCAGGAGGGAATGAAATCTTGGGATTGACATCCATGGCTCGGATCAcatcctgaaaaacaaaaagatggcaTCACCTTGTTACCAACCTGTGAAATACACACTGACAATCCTAAGGACGTTATGACTGCTGGGAAGGGGAAAGAGCATGTGAGTGAAAACAAGGTAAACTAGAAGAGAAGTGCATGTGCTGAAAGGAGGAAGACTCATtaacagagaaggaggaaagatgaCAGAGGACAAATGACATACTAAAAGCCAAGGAAGTctccacaaacaaaaaaactaaagcaaaaacccttagtagcttttatttattatttccttatttttctattctggGTAAGTTATATAATTGCCAACACAGGACTCTGACTTGTTCATaaactataataataacaattataatagCTTGCTCTTATTGAGAGTTTACTCTGTGCCAACTCTTGTGCTAAGCAAATTACCTGCTtcctttcatttaatcctctcacaAACTCTATGGGATCATGACCATTGTTGCTCCCATtttaagattagaaaactaaagcacagagaggttaagtaaacaTAAAcgtgcaaggtcacacagctagtaagtggcagaaccaggatgcAAATCCATAACTATCTTTCCCAAAATCATTGCTCCTAAGCACTATGGTATTCTATCTTCCAATCTTAAGAGCCTGTCTGAAGAATAGAACTAGAaagctcaaaatattttcctcataatATGTCTAAGAAAGAAAGAGCCAATAATGACTGGTTCTACAAAACACATTGGAGGCTCATTCCTCCTCTTCCATTACATAGATGCGACACTAAGCTGGATGGATTTCTGAGTTATTAGTATTCATTataaacagcagcagcagcaaaccaGTCCCAATAAAAGACCCAACACTTACATTAACACTGCTTTGGGAATCATATAGATCAAGATGACAAATGATATAGTCCAAGACAGCATCCTCAAAGTCATTTGACCCTGCATAAGACGGTGTCAGCGATTTCCTCACGCGGATCTTGAAGTGTCTGAATGCCACTTTAGCTACATGGAACGCCTCCTGCACATAAAAGTACAGCAAATTTATCTGGTGGGAGGAGGTAGGTAAAGAGGTCCAAAGCAAGGACTGAAGAAAGAATGCCCaacaaaaattcaacatcatATTGGACTTCTGGTAACTAAACCCAGAGGTCAAAACTACTTTTAATCTGGGAGAAAATACATTATCTAAATTTTGGAAAGTACATAATACATATAAGACTATCCATATTCACTAATTTCAAGACAGTTGACCACTGTTCTGGTAATCCTGATTGCAAGAAGCAGGACAATGCAGGCattcaaggaaataaaatcacctgTGGTTACATAAATACTTGAAATATACTGGTTGATGCTTTGATCCCACACCAATATCATATTACCGgtcaagaaataagagaaaatgatcAATCTAGTGGTCACGTCATACATAGACACATATCAAGCGTCTGACGTGTTTCCTGGCatatattaattcaacaaatatttattaaatgcctctAATATAACAGGCACAGGGAAAACTCAGTCATGCATGAAAGATATAGCCTCTACAATTACAGAACTTTAACCAACTCAGTACATGAttcttaattatataaattatatataaattaaataatccttaatggtataaattattttttctgtaaaaagccagatagtaaatattttaggctttgcaggtcacATAATTgtctctgtcattttttttttttttttacaaccctttaaaatgtaaactcatTCTTATATGTTGGCTCTCGGGTGGTATTTCTCTTAGAATTACAGATCAGGGCCAGATATGGCCCAGGGgtcatagtttgctgactcctgatatacatgaataaatatagGATAAAGTCCAGTAGATTCTGATAATTCCGCTCTCACaccaatattttgttttgtttgttaatatttagCTGTTCTCATTACAGACTCTTAGTATCTCCGTATGGCACGCACAGAATAAATGCATTTGCTTTGGATTTTAAGATTATATATGAGCACTTTTTAATCTTGCCATACTCAGGTAGTTAGCAGTTCTAGTAACTACTCTTAGTGAAGAGTGAACACAATCACAGCCTTTTGATTTTTCTAAGAAGGGAAGGTAACCAATCAAATGATAGCCCTTAGCAATAATATATCCATTGTGCGTACATATACCCATATTACAATAGAAGATCCAGCGCGAATCAACTTGGTATCTACCCATCTGAGATAGTCCTACATTTATGGATGCCTCAACAAATGTCTGGTCAAAATAGATATTAACATATATGAATAGTTATTGAGTGTGAAAAATAATTCATCGCAAATATCTGTAATGGAagcaaggcagggagggagggagggagggaggagacataTGGAAACCCACCCTCCTTCAATGACCTCAGGCCCTACCAGTCTTTCTTAAGCCGTCCTGTTCAGTTTACCCAAACACCGCCTGGCCGCAGCGCCCTTGGATCGCGGAAGTGCAGCGGCGCGCGCGAGGCTCACGTACCACTGCCGCGATGTAGATGATCCGCTGCACCATCTCGGCTTTGTCGATGCAGCGCCGCAGCAGGCACTGCGCATCCAGGCGGGCCTGGGAATAGGCGTCGCTGAACCGGGACAGCAGGGAGGCCTTGCGCGCCACGCTGGACAGTTTGGCGCGACTCGGAGACGGGCTCCTGACCTTCGCGACCGTGGTGGAGGGGCTGGTGGACCGTCTGCGGCTGCGGCTGTGAGGGTCAGGGCTCGGAGACCGGCTCCTGGCGGACCTGTTGGTGAGCAAGAATCAGGCAGGGAAGCGCTCTGATTCCCTTCACTCTCTCGTTCCTAGACTCGGCTGCTTCTCTCCCCATAAACCAGAAGTCGTGGGAGCAGGGAGAGCAGCTCTCTGTGAGAGGCACTGTGTCTCCATAAAGCCTCAAACAGgaccacaaacaaaaaacaatactcTATATTTGCCTGGTGCATTAGAATTTATAACACACTTTCACTCACTCAGCACATCAGTTTATCCTTCAAGCAGCCAGGTAAGGTTATCATTGATTGTTggcccttttacagatgaggaagttgaggctccGAAATGCTAAGAGGGCTATCCTAGAGTAACACAGCTAGCAAGAGCCAGAGTTAAATAAAAAGTCAGATTTTTAGTATTTCTTACCCCAACCTTGGGCCACTAACACATCACTGAGCTTTCTGGTATAAAATGAGACGAACGCTGATGGAACAATGAGAAAGAAATTCTGTGTTCTCCTTCCATAGCAATGGAACCATTTGCAGTCATTTTCTCCTCTGCAGGTCCTCCATTTTCACCTACATAATTTGTGCCCTATTTCGGGATGGTGGGGAGGTTATCAAGTGATCTAATACATGTGGGAGTACTTGGTGAATCGAAAAGCATTGCATCAGTGAAACGTATATTGCTACCGAGTACAAAGTAAATGATCAGACTAGCTAGTCCAAAGGGAATGGGCCACCAAAAAGAGAAGTTTTGTAGAAGGAACTGTGGGGCAAAAGGTAGTACAAAGCAGACTCTCTGAaggtggaaagggaaaaaaagccctCATTTATAGTGTTTGCCAGTTTCCACGGTGCAACAAATACTCTCACCATAGCCAATTTCAAACTATCTATGTGACGTCACTGAACCCAGAGTTAGGTAGAAATGCACAGAATCAGTTCCCAGAGCTAGTACAAGCTGGCACTCGCACAACACTGATGGAGTGATTCCCCAAAATGAAAGCCTAAGGTGACATTTAGGGGAATGGAGAACAGGGTTACGGGTGGCTTTGATAGCCTGAATCTGGGCACACTGTGGGGCTGGGTGGGCggggggaagagaggaagtgttagaaagaaaaaggaaaatgcagaaaCTCCAAAGAGAGAAACACTCTACTTTGTCCTCACTTAACACTGTCTGAATGACCTGTCTTAACGTTCTGTCCATCAGTAGAAGGGAACTTCACATTCCCTTACCTACTCACTCCATCAAACAAAGGGAGATGTAAAAAGGCAATACCCTCTAGTAAAATGACAGTTGGTCATCCTGGTGAGAGAACTCCTAGAACTCAGAGAACAGGACCCTCCCCCTATCATGGAACAGTCTTTCAACATGGGTACCGCCTTTTGCATTATAGACACTCAAATCTGGTATCAAGACAAAGAACCTTCCTTTTGCACATCTTTGTTTCATTCCTTAAGCTTCAATGTCAGTCCGAAATTAATTACTGCCCAAGTATTGTCAATCCACGAGGTATTTTCTCTATGGAAGGGTGAAGTTAGAGAAAACAATCCCTCTACAATTCAAAGTTTTCCATATTATTGGGGTTTGCGCTCaggatgtcattttatttttcttttttattttccttttttccttttccaagccAGGCTTTTATCACTAACTCAACAAAAGGAGCTTAAATGAAAAGATGTGTGAGAATTTGTCAGACCTTCCTTGGAGTACAGATTTTTCAGCGGACAGAACAGCTATCTCGTCCTTCAGCGTTCGGAGCTGTTTCTCATAATCGTATATCGCTTCTGCCTTCCGCTGGTCTACGCTCCACCTGTCCGCGCCCATCTGCTCCGAGCCCCGCAGCTCCTCTCTCCTACGCTCGGAGCCCCGCTTCTCTGAGCTCCTATGCTCTGAGTGTCCATGGCAAGATTCCTCCTGGGCTTGAAGAGATTTAAgcctgaacagaaaaaaaaggtttgaaagaaaagagagaaagggagggatggaggaaaggTAATAAACAGCAATTGGCCTACTTAAGGAGGCTGCTTTATTTAGTGTGCCGTTATTGCCCTGGGAAACTCGGTTGGAAATACATGGGATCAAACACAAATTAACAAAGAGCAGAATTGCCAGGGTCAGGGTGCCACTTCATGTCTGCGGCTTGCATGGAAAAAGGCTCCTGAAGAAAAGATAGGCATGCGAATCCTCTAGCCAAAGCAGAGTGGGCAGAGTCACGAAGTCTTGGCAGAGGCAAAGCAGAGACATACTCTTCTACGTTGGATGGCTTCACTGCACAAAACTCTAGAAGCCTGTGACCTCCAAAACCTAGTCCAGAAGCTGGTCAAAGATATAATCTATTCTCACTAGCTCTTCTATTCTCTGAACAGATGGAATGTGGGGGGAAACTGCAGTGGAAATTGAATAACATCCACAACACTAAGCAGAAGTGTGGACCTATGAAAATGATGTACTACTATGGAAAGGAGTAAAGCTTTAGAAATAAAACTGGCATCCTCATTTATACAAAGAGGTACGGCCATCATACAAGGGAGCAAAAGCCATAAGAAGAGAACATGCTGTGATGAAAATAACAATGGtgtaagaagaaaagggaaggggtaAGATGAAGAAGGATGTAGAAAAGCTAAAACTGCAATAGCAGAATTAAAAGCTGCCCTAGAAACAGTAAAGAACAGAACTGGTGCTGTAGGGAATTGCTGAGTAATATGATCAAAGAATTTGAGAAGCTATATCAACGAGGAAATGAGATTAGTGCTCCAAGCTAAAATTTCTGGATGTTCCTGAAGAAATCAGAACAA contains:
- the SPATA18 gene encoding mitochondria-eating protein isoform X2, producing MADYLKRLVSNESLRSMQDQLESWLREYNTNSCDQNLNRCLELIEQVAKVQGQLFGIFTTTAQEGGHYDGVETIKSRLLPWLEASFTAASLGKPVDSKVPSLQDTSDKDGHKEFGARDRDIQQLDADLNATRNQLNQVQDELKSLQAQEESCHGHSEHRSSEKRGSERRREELRGSEQMGADRWSVDQRKAEAIYDYEKQLRTLKDEIAVLSAEKSVLQGRSARSRSPSPDPHSRSRRRSTSPSTTVAKVRSPSPSRAKLSSVARKASLLSRFSDAYSQARLDAQCLLRRCIDKAEMVQRIIYIAAVEAFHVAKVAFRHFKIRVRKSLTPSYAGSNDFEDAVLDYIICHLDLYDSQSSVNDVIRAMDVNPKISFPPEVDFCLLSNFIQEICCIAFAMQTLDPPLDIAFGADGEIFNDCKYRRSYDSDFTAPLVFYHVWPALMENDCVIMKGEAVTRRGAFWNSVRSLSRCRSRSLSPICPRSRISLSTISRSRSPSPIRCGLPRF
- the SPATA18 gene encoding mitochondria-eating protein isoform X3, with the protein product MADYLKRLVSNESLRSMQDQLESWLREYNTNSCDQNLNRCLELIEQVAKVQGQLFGIFTTTAQEGGHYDGVETIKSRLLPWLEASFTAASLGKPVDSKVPSLQDTSDKDGHKEFGARDRDIQQLDADLNATRNQLNQVQDESARSRSPSPDPHSRSRRRSTSPSTTVAKVRSPSPSRAKLSSVARKASLLSRFSDAYSQARLDAQCLLRRCIDKAEMVQRIIYIAAVEAFHVAKVAFRHFKIRVRKSLTPSYAGSNDFEDAVLDYIICHLDLYDSQSSVNDVIRAMDVNPKISFPPEVDFCLLSNFIQEICCIAFAMQTLDPPLDIAFGADGEIFNDCKYRRSYDSDFTAPLVFYHVWPALMENDCVIMKGEAVTRRGAFWNSVRSLSRCRSRSLSPICPRSRISLSTISRSRSPSPIRCGLPRF
- the SPATA18 gene encoding mitochondria-eating protein isoform X1, which produces MADYLKRLVSNESLRSMQDQLESWLREYNTNSCDQNLNRCLELIEQVAKVQGQLFGIFTTTAQEGGHYDGVETIKSRLLPWLEASFTAASLGKPVDSKVPSLQDTSDKDGHKEFGARDRDIQQLDADLNATRNQLNQVQDDMAETEKTLEETKNRSAISLPIAEEEINQLRKQLKSLQAQEESCHGHSEHRSSEKRGSERRREELRGSEQMGADRWSVDQRKAEAIYDYEKQLRTLKDEIAVLSAEKSVLQGRSARSRSPSPDPHSRSRRRSTSPSTTVAKVRSPSPSRAKLSSVARKASLLSRFSDAYSQARLDAQCLLRRCIDKAEMVQRIIYIAAVEAFHVAKVAFRHFKIRVRKSLTPSYAGSNDFEDAVLDYIICHLDLYDSQSSVNDVIRAMDVNPKISFPPEVDFCLLSNFIQEICCIAFAMQTLDPPLDIAFGADGEIFNDCKYRRSYDSDFTAPLVFYHVWPALMENDCVIMKGEAVTRRGAFWNSVRSLSRCRSRSLSPICPRSRISLSTISRSRSPSPIRCGLPRF